A section of the Kribbella sp. HUAS MG21 genome encodes:
- the murQ gene encoding N-acetylmuramic acid 6-phosphate etherase, whose amino-acid sequence MTSPTEQRNPRTLAIDAVGTSEILQLVNNEDALVAGAVGAVIPELTKAVDAAVEAIRGGGRVHYFGAGTSGRLAVLDAAELLPTFHVPDGLVVAHHAGGMEALLRAVENVEDSEEGGAADATAVTGQDLVIGLAASGSTPYVAGALKAARGAGATTVLVTSNPDAPLAPLADIVVAADTGPEVIAGSTRLKAGTAQKMILNAFSTTLMIKLGRTWSNLMVDLVATNNKLRGRMLRILAEATGADEAACETALAAADGELKPALVHLLTGTPIPAARAALETAHGRVATALAELA is encoded by the coding sequence GTGACCTCACCGACCGAGCAGCGCAACCCGCGGACGCTGGCCATCGATGCGGTGGGCACGTCCGAGATCCTCCAGCTGGTGAACAACGAGGACGCCCTGGTCGCGGGCGCCGTCGGCGCGGTGATCCCGGAGCTGACGAAGGCCGTGGACGCCGCCGTCGAGGCGATCCGCGGTGGCGGCCGGGTGCACTACTTCGGCGCCGGTACGTCGGGACGCCTGGCGGTCCTGGACGCGGCCGAGCTGCTGCCGACGTTCCACGTCCCGGACGGGCTGGTGGTCGCCCACCACGCCGGCGGCATGGAGGCGCTGCTCCGCGCGGTCGAGAACGTCGAGGACTCCGAGGAGGGCGGCGCCGCGGACGCGACCGCCGTCACCGGCCAGGACCTCGTCATCGGCCTCGCTGCTTCCGGGAGCACGCCGTACGTCGCCGGCGCACTGAAGGCCGCGCGCGGGGCCGGGGCGACCACCGTGCTGGTGACGTCGAACCCGGACGCCCCGCTGGCGCCGCTGGCCGACATCGTGGTCGCCGCGGACACCGGCCCCGAAGTGATCGCGGGCTCGACCCGGCTGAAGGCCGGCACCGCGCAGAAGATGATCCTGAACGCGTTCTCCACCACGCTGATGATCAAGCTCGGCCGCACCTGGTCGAACCTGATGGTCGACCTGGTCGCCACCAACAACAAGCTCCGCGGCCGGATGCTCCGGATCCTCGCCGAGGCCACCGGCGCCGACGAGGCCGCCTGCGAGACGGCCCTGGCCGCCGCCGACGGCGAGCTCAAGCCGGCCCTCGTCCACCTGCTGACCGGCACTCCCATCCCGGCTGCCCGGGCCGCCCTCGAAACCGCCCACGGCCGGGTGGCCACCGCCCTCGCCGAGCTCGCCTGA
- a CDS encoding MurR/RpiR family transcriptional regulator, translating to MNSTTSPEPTGPLLVRVRAVMPALAPAEQRVANAVLADPGGVAAMTISELAEVASTSETTVIRFCKQIGVPGYPQLRLQLAAQSAQESARPEVGGDIEPGDSLADVVSKVAFADERAVRETAQQVDVDALAKVVDAVVRAPRVDLYGFAASAFVAYDLQQKLHRIRRVAFAWSDVHIALTSAALLGEGDVAIGISHTGTTVEVVEALEEAAKHGATTVAVTNFPRSPLARTADLVLTTAARETTYRSGAMASRIAQLTVIDCLFIGVAQQVLPDARKALEETASAVRGHRLKGSD from the coding sequence ATGAATTCAACGACCTCTCCAGAACCCACGGGGCCGCTGCTGGTCCGGGTCCGCGCGGTGATGCCCGCGCTGGCCCCGGCCGAGCAGCGGGTGGCGAACGCGGTCCTCGCGGACCCGGGCGGGGTGGCCGCGATGACGATCTCCGAACTGGCCGAGGTGGCGTCCACCTCGGAGACCACGGTCATCCGGTTCTGCAAGCAGATCGGCGTCCCCGGCTACCCGCAGCTCCGCCTGCAGCTGGCGGCCCAGTCGGCGCAGGAGAGCGCCCGCCCGGAGGTGGGCGGCGACATCGAGCCCGGCGACTCGCTGGCCGACGTTGTCAGCAAGGTCGCGTTCGCCGACGAGCGGGCGGTCCGGGAGACCGCGCAGCAGGTCGACGTGGACGCCCTGGCCAAGGTCGTGGACGCCGTCGTGCGGGCGCCGCGGGTCGATCTGTACGGCTTCGCGGCCAGCGCTTTCGTCGCGTACGACCTGCAGCAGAAGCTGCACCGGATCCGGCGCGTGGCGTTCGCGTGGTCCGACGTACACATCGCGCTGACCAGCGCCGCGCTGCTCGGCGAGGGCGACGTCGCGATCGGCATCTCGCACACCGGTACGACGGTCGAGGTCGTCGAGGCGCTCGAGGAGGCGGCCAAGCACGGCGCCACGACGGTTGCCGTCACCAACTTCCCGCGCTCCCCGCTGGCTCGTACGGCGGACCTGGTGCTGACCACGGCCGCGCGCGAGACGACGTACCGCTCCGGGGCCATGGCCAGCCGGATCGCGCAACTGACGGTGATCGACTGCCTGTTCATCGGTGTCGCGCAGCAAGTCCTGCCGGACGCCCGGAAAGCGCTTGAGGAAACCGCCAGCGCGGTCCGCGGGCACCGGCTCAAGGGATCCGACTGA
- a CDS encoding serine hydrolase domain-containing protein gives MKRWAALTTLTAVILTMASPAVAGSNNSGRFDRPRDGYAPKTTLLRDATPAKAGLDPAPIDAALAQVAAWTQPNGTAKPLYAGAVTLLGHDGKIVTRSATGLAVKYADGAGTELPADQQIPMRTDTIFDLASVSKLFTSIVVMQLVEKGRADLDAPIATYIPEFAANGKENVTVRQALTHTSGFPSWLPLWSAQPDPPSRLQMALTAKLQNAPGTKYLYSDLNLIALGELAHRVTGKTLDKLVADGIAKPLQMRDTGYNPDPKKQQRIAATEYQASPPRGMVWGSVHDENAWSLGGVAGHAGVFSTADDLAVLAQTFLNGGSYRGARILKESSVTAMITNFNQAFPGNDHGLGFELDQRWYMAGLSGPRTAGHTGYTGTSVVIDFDSRSFAILLTNRVHPSRNWGSNNPARRAVAQGLALALGVGPRHGKDAWFSGTTDNATTTLATKVAAPADGARLAFDLFVDTEDTDLLYLETSADGTTWTKLPFSVRDRGSVIDTDGSISGSGNRHWQQVTAELGAGEQTIRWRYTSDPLYQGRGVYVDGVKITSSDGVLLDGERTPESFTATGWRLSRR, from the coding sequence ATGAAGCGGTGGGCCGCACTGACGACACTTACTGCGGTGATACTCACGATGGCAAGCCCTGCTGTTGCTGGCAGCAACAACTCCGGCCGGTTCGACCGTCCGCGCGACGGCTACGCGCCGAAGACCACGTTGCTGCGCGACGCCACCCCGGCGAAGGCCGGCCTGGACCCGGCGCCGATCGACGCCGCGCTCGCCCAGGTGGCCGCCTGGACCCAGCCGAACGGCACCGCGAAACCGCTGTACGCCGGCGCGGTCACGCTGCTCGGCCACGACGGCAAGATCGTCACCCGGTCGGCGACCGGGCTGGCGGTGAAGTACGCCGACGGCGCCGGGACGGAGCTGCCCGCGGACCAGCAGATCCCGATGCGTACCGACACGATCTTCGACCTGGCGTCGGTGTCCAAGCTGTTCACGTCGATCGTCGTGATGCAGCTGGTCGAGAAGGGCAGGGCCGACCTCGACGCGCCGATCGCGACGTACATCCCGGAATTCGCGGCGAACGGCAAGGAAAACGTCACCGTCCGGCAGGCACTCACGCACACCAGCGGATTTCCGTCCTGGCTGCCGCTGTGGAGCGCGCAGCCGGACCCGCCGTCCCGGCTGCAGATGGCGCTGACCGCGAAGCTGCAGAACGCGCCCGGTACGAAGTACCTCTACAGCGACCTGAACCTGATCGCGCTCGGCGAGCTCGCGCACCGCGTGACCGGGAAAACGCTGGACAAGCTGGTCGCCGACGGGATCGCGAAACCGCTGCAGATGCGGGACACCGGCTACAACCCGGACCCGAAGAAGCAGCAGCGGATCGCCGCCACGGAGTACCAGGCCTCCCCGCCGCGCGGGATGGTGTGGGGCTCGGTGCACGACGAGAACGCCTGGTCTTTGGGCGGCGTCGCCGGTCACGCCGGCGTCTTCAGCACCGCGGACGACCTGGCCGTGCTGGCGCAGACGTTCCTGAACGGCGGCAGCTACCGCGGCGCCCGGATCCTCAAGGAATCCTCGGTCACCGCGATGATCACGAACTTCAACCAGGCCTTCCCCGGCAACGACCACGGCCTCGGCTTCGAGCTCGACCAGCGCTGGTACATGGCGGGCCTGTCCGGGCCGCGCACCGCCGGCCACACCGGCTACACCGGTACGTCCGTCGTGATCGACTTCGACTCCCGCTCGTTCGCGATCCTGCTCACGAACCGCGTGCACCCGAGCCGCAACTGGGGCAGCAACAACCCGGCCCGGCGCGCGGTCGCGCAGGGCCTCGCGCTCGCCCTCGGCGTCGGCCCGCGGCACGGCAAGGACGCCTGGTTCTCCGGTACGACGGACAACGCGACGACCACGCTCGCGACGAAGGTCGCGGCACCGGCGGACGGCGCGCGGCTGGCGTTCGACCTGTTCGTCGACACCGAGGACACGGATCTGCTGTACCTGGAGACCTCGGCCGACGGGACGACCTGGACGAAGCTGCCGTTCTCGGTGCGGGACCGCGGTTCGGTGATCGACACCGACGGCTCGATCAGCGGTTCCGGCAACCGGCACTGGCAGCAGGTGACCGCCGAGCTGGGCGCCGGTGAGCAGACGATCCGCTGGCGCTACACCAGCGATCCGCTGTACCAGGGCCGCGGTGTGTATGTCGACGGTGTGAAGATCACGAGTAGCGATGGTGTTCTTCTCGACGGCGAACGGACGCCGGAATCATTTACCGCAACAGGTTGGAGACTTTCGCGTCGGTGA